A window from Gossypium raimondii isolate GPD5lz chromosome 7, ASM2569854v1, whole genome shotgun sequence encodes these proteins:
- the LOC105763020 gene encoding trans-Golgi network-localized SYP41-interacting protein 1 isoform X4: MQETDGLGMNQLDRGGETKFEFDGRLTLSEHGECDEPLEGATPGITSMEGASNETEEAISRDASIVSTGASSSSWADGSLAASSQLTNEQAPDVIPYSPVKEEQEMCPSFSDYGEGKSLEGNQQYLPEVSFVSEDLGHERSLQMTGLISSNLILSLARGGTPVKLSQLVEAIRSLDEDEYSLLLNSHESVSLEIIGTDNLSPSYHPDIFEKLKEELYLTSFSKDIFYLKLSELSDLHMESERRCHQLLDEISLLHSSINKVHETNACLGEELAQCRSELQISGSGREELQNELNTALLQIEEFSSRANELQSSLVRSQEDLTSLFSELSEYKNQVATLQADNVNLNRTVDSLTDERSTLAQEKESSLLENEKLLLELARYKDLVITSQVESEQLNMNLASLTEERKVLVDEKMLSLQENEKLRTELADCKSLISTLQVEHANIINLAIMSEERIKLEEEELLAQGKEKAALDLEECKDLLASLQLEKSKLNGELAFVTEERKKLEEDKDYFIHENESLASELLVLQEQLTRQNGEQMQLEAELKVLTVRLEKLMEENSFLNASLDVHKAKLVETDSRGNQNIEGGSQVKGLGVSREVLENAANYEPSCLIPLKQDPDESTVVLEKPGPNDVGGSSLVLLEQEVFDDSSGFLVLKGHLKEAERILQNLEMTIEQMHSHSVSLQHSISKSAAPGVSNLTKASERQVHHDEPEVERRDLPEYQLLGDLFNSTKDVTENLRAVLKLLGQDADDASFLCRGERDCRKSASFTFQEHRVLHETLKEYSDILHASNIELGVLYEASKQHAYGIEAKYNELKVLHEALKQQESSLSSENAELGKKLSEYLLKLTEMQSQFSDLKQRSDDTTSALNQQFKNSQKEAAERALMPELESRSMVTQIVETVRRLDLSVGQVSNFSFSDNSSDISDLNSQLATSVDSAINNIRELQEQLEIAHAGHDAILNSYKEVDEKYNDLHRNNEFMVGMLHELYNDLKKLVIDSCVLVGEPEMNTQVEKLADPLDYSKYKIFIEQLENVLGERLQLQSVNDQLNLEMMNRTRDVVEMSRECLHSNAIQKLIEQVENVVKLDDSETDSDRTPGSHLELLVCLLVKKYKDIDQQVSNRGEDLGSKMIGLTEVEEKIHQLDALRLQQEFEILTLKESLRQKEEALQTAHSELLKKVSEIEQSEQRVSSVREKLSIAVAKGKGLVVQRDGLKQSLAETSAELERLSQELQVKDAQLQELEIKLKTYSEAGERVEALESELSYIRNSATALRESFLLKDSVLQRIEEILEDLDLPEHFHSRDIIEKVDWLARSTTDNSLPAPDWEQKSSVVGSYSDAGFVTVDTWKEDAQPTLSSGDDWRRKYEDLESKFYGLAEQNEMLEQSLMERNHLVQRWEELLGRIDMPSQMRSMEPEEKIEWLGGALSEANHDKNSLQKKIDDLQNYFGSVAADLEESEKRISNLESDLQSVALEREHLSERLDALTSDNHNLAAKATQFEVENEKLQIKVSGLKEELDKRIEEEEENLLKMEGEIRRLQYLVCDVLEDPEAKDLGSGGSSTASLEGLLKKLIENYTNLKSVNPEPVDIEINQTKLCDPTLDQAESRDALTGQEDVASLKKELEEVQHDLMQVKEERDEYFGKHQSLLHEVQALERKGEELQGLLNQEEQKSASVREKLNVAVRKGKSLVQQRDGLKKTIEEMNAELGRLKSELSNQENALADYELKMRDFSTYPKRVEALEADNLFLRNHLTETERMLEEKRHTLNGILNAIADIDAGVEIDTFDPVEKLGQIGKVCHDLHASVSSSKQESQKSKRAAELLLAELNEVQERNDGLQEDLAKISVELTEVMKDREVAEAAKLEVLSRLEELSTVHSEGKRKQYSELMMLQSCVNEVTKGFNDIQNLLCSTFMKDLEFLQNLEVNIKSCLEGDDAQDVAGLPYSISSDLEDKVNFQSTDTSSIANIQEPVDDNAIVEVCSSIWHHLQDLTTEITALKEKFIGCSKSLHEQGYSLWNLVGILHGERNSQKESFEAMRRNIMHLESIGKEKDMEMVVLRRNVGLLYEACANLVLEIENGKAELLGNSSTTADLELAGALALGGQNRVLSEEQIKTMADKLLSTMKDFLSMQYQIAEGSQREMKITVENLRKELQEKDIQKDQICAELVGQTKLAEAAAMNYSRDLQLSRTLVHDLEKELEVVKEENKSLQQRVKELQDVQANSVELHDRVKSLTDVLSSKDQEIEALMQALDEEEVQMEELTKKNEELEKVLQQKNIDLENLEASQGKVVKKLSITVSKFDELRDLSQSLLTKIEQLQSELQDRDAEISFLRQEVTRCTDDLLAASQMSSKRESNEIHEFLTWFEGIVSCVGLPHLHFDMKDIQVPEYKEIIQKKLSSITSELEDLRVAAQSRDELLQAERTKVEELTRMEETLKKTLQEKESLLNLLEGAGDVDHAASANSEIVQVEPVINKWAVPGTSTASQVRSLRKVNNDQVAIHIDSDDVSNTRLEDEDEDKVHGFKSLTTSRIVPRFTRPVSDMIDGLWVSCDRALMRQPALRLAIMIYWAILHSLLAAFVF; encoded by the exons ATGCAGGAAACTGATGGTTTGGGGATGAACCAGCTTGATAGAGGTGGTGAAACAAAGTTTGAATTTGATGGTAGGCTTACTTTGTCTGAGCATGGTGAATGTGATGAACCTCTTGAAGGGGCTACTCCAGGAATAACTAGCATGGAGGGGGCATCCAATGAGACAGAGGAGGCCATTAGCAGAGATGCTAGCATTGTATCTACTGGGGCATCTAGCAGTTCCTGGGCAGATGGAAGTTTGGCTGCTAGTTCTCAATTGACAAATGAACAGGCCCCAGATGTAATACCTTATTCACCTGTCAAAGAAGAACAAGAAATGTGTCCTTCATTTTCTGATTACGGTGAGGGCAAGAGTTTAGAAGGAAATCAACAATACTTACCAGAGGTCTCCTTTGTGTCTGAAGATCTAGGTCATGAAAGATCTCTTCAGATGACAGGATTGATTTCATCAAATCTGATTCTGTCTCTTGCCAGAGGTGGTACTCCAGTCAAACTCTCTCAGCTAGTAGAGGCGATAAGAAGTCTTGATGAAGATGAATATAGTCTTTTGCTGAACTCTCACGAATCGGTTTCCCTTGAAATAATTGGGACCGATAATCTATCACCTTCCTACCATCCAGATATATTCGAGAAATTAAAAGAGGAGTTGTATCTCACAAGTTTttcaaaagatatattttacttaaagcTTTCTGAGCTGTCAGATCTGCATATGGAATCTGAACGGCGTTGTCATCAGCTTCTTGATGAAATATCTCTTCTTCATTCTTCCATCAACAAGGTTCATGAGACGAATGCCTGCCTTGGAGAAGAGCTAGCACAATGTAGGTCTGAACTCCAGATTTCTGGAAGTGGAAGGGAGGAGTTGCAGAACGAACTTAATACTGCTTTGTTGCAAATTGAGGAATTTTCTTCTAGAGCAAATGAGTTGCAGAGCAGCCTGGTAAGGTCACAAGAGGATTTAACAAGCCTTTTTTCTGAATTGTCTGAGTACAAGAATCAGGTGGCCACTTTACAGGCAGATAATGTGAACTTGAATAGGACTGTTGATTCTCTGACTGATGAGAGAAGCACACTTGCACAGGAAAAGGAATCTTCTCTCCTTGAGAATGAAAAACTGTTACTGGAGTTAGCTAGATACAAGGACTTGGTGATAACTTCCCAGGTGGAGAGTGAGCAGTTAAACATGAATCTTGCTTCGCTGACAGAGGAGAGAAAGGTACTTGTGGATGAGAAAATGTTGTCCCTTCAGGAAAATGAGAAGCTACGGACAGAATTAGCTGATTGCAAGAGCTTGATTTCAACTTTACAGGTGGAACATGCTAACATAATCAATCTTGCTATAATGTCGGAAGAAAGAATAAAGCTTGAAGAAGAGGAGTTGCTTGCACAAGGGAAAGAGAAAGCTGCTCTTGATTTGGAAGAGTGTAAAGATTTGTTGGCTTCTTTACAACTTGAAAAATCCAAATTGAATGGTGAACTTGCTTTTGTTACAGAGGAGAGAAAGAAGCTTGAGGAGGACAAGGATTATTTCATCCATGAGAATGAGAGCCTTGCTTCTGAGCTCCTTGTTCTTCAAGAGCAGTTAACTAGACAGAATGGGGAACAGATGCAACTTGAGGCTGAACTAAAAGTATTAACAGTACGCCTAGAGAAGCTAATGGAGGAAAATAGTTTTCTCAATGCCAGTTTGGATGTGCATAAGGCCAAGTTAGTGGAAACTGATAGTAGGGGAAACCAGAATATTGAAGGCGGGAGTCAAGTAAAAGGTCTGGGTGTGAGTAGGGAGGTCCTTGAAAATGCTGCCAACTATGAACCTTCCTGCCTTATACCTTTGAAGCAGGATCCTGACGAATCTACTGTGGTATTGGAGAAACCTGGACCTAATGATGTTGGTGGGTCATCACTTGTGCTGCTTGAACAGGAAGTGTTTGATGATTCTTCTGGTTTTCTAGTCCTGAAGGGACACTTGAAGGAGGCTGAGAGAATATTGCAAAACCTTGAAATGACAATTGAACAGATGCACTCTCATTCAGTCTCATTACAGCACTCCATCAGTAAATCAGCTGCACCAGGAGTATCAAATCTAACTAAAGCCTCTGAACGGCAGGTGCATCATGATGAACCTGAGGTTGAGAGGAGAGATTTGCCTGAATATCAGTTACTGGGAGACCTGTTTAATTCAACTAAAGACGTAACAGAAAATTTAAGAGCTGTGCTTAAGCTCTTGGGTCAAGATGCTGATGATGCCAGTTTTCTTTGTAGAGGAGAGAGGGATTGTAGAAAATCTGCTAGTTTCACATTTCAAGAGCACAGGGTTCTACATGAAACTTTGAAGGAATACAGCGATATTCTCCACGCATCCAACATTGAACTGGGGGTTCTGTATGAAGCTTCTAAGCAACATGCTTATGGCATTGAAGCTAAGTACAATGAACTTAAGGTTCTCCATGAAGCTCTAAAGCAGCAAGAAAGTAGCCTCAGTTCGGAAAATGCTGAGCTTGGCAAGAAGTTGAGTGAGTATCTGTTGAAACTTACTGAAATGCAGAGTCAATTCTCTGATTTAAAGCAAAGGTCAGATGATACTACTTCTGCTTTAAATCAACAGTTCAAAAATTCACAGAAGGAAGCAGCTGAGAGGGCTTTGATGCCTGAACTAGAATCGAGATCTATGGTTACTCAGATTGTGGAGACAGTCAGGAGACTCGATTTGTCTGTTGGACAAGTTTCCAACTTCAGCTTCTCAGATAACAGCAGTGATATCTCAGATCTGAATAGCCAGCTTGCTACTTCTGTTGATTCTGCCATTAACAATATCCGAGAGCTACAAGAGCAACTAGAAATTGCTCATGCGGGTCATGATGCAATATTGAATTCATACAAAGAAGTAGATGAGAAGTATAATGATTTGCATAGGAATAATGAATTCATGGTAGGGATGCTACATGAATTGTACAATGATCTGAAGAAACTTGTGATTGATTCATGCGTTTTGGTGGGTGAGCCTGAAATGAATACGCAAGTTGAGAAGCTGGCTGATCCCTTAGACTACAGCAAGTATAAGATCTTCATTGAACAACTGGAGAATGTTTTGGGTGAAAGGCTCCAGCTCCAGTCTGTTAATGACCAGCTGAATTTAGAAATGATGAATAGGACAAGAGACGTTGTGGAAATGAGCAGAGAATGCCTTCATTCTAATGCCATTCAAAAGCTTATTGAACAGGTTGAGAATGTTGTAAAACTGGACGACTCTGAGACTGACTCAGATAGAACTCCTGGTTCCCACCTTGAATTGTTAGTTTGTTTGCTTGTCAAGAAATACAAAGACATTGATCAACAGGTGAGTAATCGTGGAGAGGATCTTGGATCTAAGATGATTGGGTTGACAGAAGTAGAGGAAAAGATACATCAGTTAGATGCCTTGAGACTTCAGCAGGAATTTGAAATCCTCACTCTGAAAGAAAGTTTGCGCCAGAAAGAAGAAGCCCTTCAGACTGCACATTCTGAGTTACTGAAAAAAGTAAGCGAAATTGAACAGTCAGAACAGCGGGTATCTTCTGTTAGGGAGAAGCTTAGCATTGCTGTGGCAAAGGGGAAAGGTTTGGTGGTGCAGCGTGACGGTCTTAAGCAGTCACTTGCAGAGACATCTGCTGAACTAGAGAGACTCTCACAGGAATTACAGGTAAAAGATGCCCAGCTTCAGGAGTTAGAAATAAAACTGAAGACTTACTCGGAGGCAGGTGAGCGTGTGGAAGCTTTGGAATCTGAACTTTCATACATTCGCAATTCAGCTACTGCATTAAGAGAATCATTTCTTCTCAAAGACTCTGTACTGCAGAGAATTGAAGAGATTTTAGAAGACTTAGACCTGCCTGAGCATTTCCATTCTAGAGATATCATTGAAAAGGTTGATTGGTTAGCAAGGTCCACCACTGATAATTCTTTGCCTGCCCCAGATTGGGAGCAGAAAAGTTCTGTTGTAGGCTCGTACTCTGATGCGGGTTTTGTCACTGTTGATACCTGGAAAGAAGATGCACAACCAACCTTATCTTCAGGGGATGACTGGAGAAGAAAATATGAGGACCTTGAGAGCAAGTTTTATGGGTTGGCAGAACAAAATGAAATGCTGGAACAGTCCTTGATGGAAAGAAACCACTTGGTGCAAAGATGGGAGGAACTTTTGGGCAGAATTGATATGCCTTCACAGATGCGGTCCATGGAACCCGAGGAAAAGATTGAATGGCTAGGTGGGGCACTTTCAGAGGCTAATCATGATAAAAATTCTTTGCAGAAGAAGATTGATGACcttcaaaattattttgggtCAGTAGCTGCTGATTTGGAAGAGTCTGAAAAGAGAATATCAAATCTTGAGTCAGACCTTCAATCAGTTGCCCTTGAGAGGGAGCACCTTTCTGAAAGATTGGATGCTTTGACATCTGATAATCATAACCTTGCAGCAAAGGCAACTCAATTTGAAGTTGAGAATGAAAAACTTCAGATTAAAGTTAGTGGTTTGAAGGAAGAATTGGATAAGAGGATTGAGGAAGAGGAGGAGAATCTTCTCAAGATGGAGGGTGAAATAAGGAGATTGCAGTACTTGGTTTGTGATGTGTTAGAGGATCCTGAAGCAAAAGATTTGGGTTCTGGTGGCAGTAGTACTGCATCCTTAGAAGGATTACTGAAGAAGCTTATAGAGAATTACACTAATCTCAAGTCTGTGAATCCTGAACCTGTGGATATTGAAATCAACCAGACCAAGCTATGTGATCCAACCCTTGATCAAGCTGAAAGCAGAGATGCTCTAACTGGCCAGGAGGATGTAGCTTCTTTGAAAAAAGAACTGGAGGAAGTGCAGCATGACTTGATGCAAGTGAAGGAGGAAAGAGATGAATACTTCGGAAAGCATCAATCTTTGCTTCATGAAGTTCAAGCACTTGAAAGGAAAGGGGAGGAGTTGCAAGGGCTACTTAATCAAGAAGAGCAGAAGTCAGCTTCTGTGAGAGAAAAGTTAAATGTTGCTGTTAGAAAAGGGAAATCTTTGGTGCAACAACGGGACGGTCTGAAGAAAACAATTGAAGAGATGAATGCTGAGCTGGGGCGCTTGAAATCTGAGCTTAGCAACCAGGAAAATGCTCTGGCTGATTATGAACTAAAGATGAGGGACTTCTCCACTTACCCCAAAAGAGTAGAAGCCTTAGAAGCTGACAATTTGTTCTTGAGGAATCATTTGACAGAAACCGAACGCATGTTGGAGGAGAAAAGACATACTTTAAATGGGATATTAAATGCAATAGCTGACATTGATGCTGGTGTTGAAATTGACACCTTTGATCCAGTGGAGAAGTTGGGACAAATTGGGAAAGTGTGCCATGATTTGCATGCATCTGTGTCATCTTCTAAACAAGAGTCGCAGAAGTCCAAGAGAGCTGCAGAGCTACTGCTTGCAGAGTTGAATGAAGTTCAAGAGAGAAATGATGGTCTTCAGGAAGATCTAGCCAAAATTTCGGTTGAGCTTACAGAAGTCATGAAGGATAGGGAGGTTGCAGAGGCTGCAAAACTTGAAGTTCTTTCACGGCTTGAAGAGTTATCTACAGTTCActctgaaggaaaaagaaaacagtatTCTGAATTAATGATGCTACAATCCTGTGTGAATGAAGTCACAAAGGGCTTCAATGATATTCAAAATCTACTTTGCAGTACTTTTATGAAGGACTTggaatttttgcaaaatttggaGGTTAACATTAAGTCGTGCTTGGAAGGGGATGATGCCCAAGATGTGGCTGGCTTGCCATACAGTATCTCCAGTGATTTAGAGGACAAG GTGAACTTTCAATCCACAGATACTTCATCAATTGCCAATATACAGGAACCTGTGGATGACAATGCTATAGTTGAAGTTTGCAGTTCAATCTGGCATCACCTGCAGGATTTGACAACTGAAATTACTGCACTCAAAGAAAAGTTCATTGGGTGCTCAAAATCATTACATGAACAAGGTTACAGTCTATGGAATTTAGTGGGAATCTTGCATGGAGAGAGAAATTCTCAGAAAGAATCTTTTGAAGCTATGAGGAGGAATATTATGCATTTAGAATCAATTGGGAAAGAGAAAGACATGGAGATGGTTGTCTTGAGAAGGAATGTTGGCTTGCTTTATGAAGCTTGTGCTAATTTGGTCTTGgaaattgaaaatggaaaagccGAGCTGTTAGGAAATAGTTCAACTACTGCAGATCTGGAATTAGCTGGAGCACTTGCACTTGGCGGACAAAACAGAGTTTTGTCTGAGGAACAAATCAAGACTATGGCTGATAAACTTTTATCAACAATGAAAGATTTTTTGAGCATGCAATATCAAATTGCTGAAGGAAGCCAAAGGGAGATGAAAATTACTGTAGAAAATTTACGGAAAGAGCTTCAGGAGAAGGACATCCAAAAAGATCAGATATGCGCGGAGCTTGTTGGTCAAACTAAGTTAGCTGAAGCTGCTGCCATGAATTACTCACGAGATCTTCAATTGTCAAGAACACTGGTGCATGATTTGGAAAAAGAACTGGAAGTGGTGAAGGAAGAAAATAAGTCATTGCAGCAGAGAGTAAAAGAACTGCAGGATGTGCAAGCCAACTCAGTGGAATTGCATGATAGAGTCAAATCACTGACAGATGTGTTATCATCCAAAGACCAAG AAATCGAGGCCCTTATGCAAGCACTTGATGAGGAGGAGGTCCAAATGGAAGAGTTGACAAAAAAGAACGAGGAACTAGAAAAAGTCCTGCAACAGAAGAACATAGATTTAGAGAACCTTGAGGCTTCTCAAGGGAAGGTTGTGAAAAAGCTTTCCATCACTGTGAGCAAGTTTGATGAGCTTCGTGATCTATCGCAAAGTCTTCTTACCAAGATTGAACAGCTTCAATCAGAACTACAAGATCGGGATGCTGAGATTTCCTTCTTAAGACAAGAGGTCACCAGATGCACCGATGATCTTCTTGCTGCATCACAAATGAGCTCTAAAAGAGAATCAAATGAGATACATGAGTTTTTGACTTGGTTTGAGGGAATTGTTTCTTGTGTTGGGTTACCCCATCTGCATTTTGATATGAAGGACATTCAGGTGCCTGAATACAAGGAAATAATACAGAAAAAGCTTAGCTCTATTACATCTGAACTTGAGGACCTACGTGTGGCTGCACAAAGTAGGGATGAATTGTTGCAAGCAGAACGGACTAAAGTGGAGGAGCTAACACGCATGGAGGAAACCCTCAAGAAGACTTTGCAAGAGAAAGAATCCCTATTAAATTTGCTTGAAGGTGCAGGAGATGTGGATCATGCAGCTAGTGCAAACTCTGAAATTGTGCAAGTTGAACCTGTG ATAAACAAGTGGGCTGTACCAGGGACCTCCACGGCTTCCCAAGTTCGTAGTTTGCGTAAAGTCAATAATGATCAAGTTGCTATTCATATAGATTCAGATGATGTTAGTAATACTAGGttagaagatgaagatgaagataaag TTCATGGTTTCAAATCACTTACCACATCAAGAATTGTTCCAAGGTTTACAAGACCAGTATCTGACATGATAGATGGCTTATG GGTTTCTTGTGATCGGGCACTCATGCGACAACCTGCCTTACGGCTTGCCATTATGATCTATTGGGCTATATTGCATTCACTGTTAGCAGCTTTTGTATTTTGA